CCTACCCCGACTGGGCCGCCCTGCCGCAAGACGCCGCCTGGTTCAACCTGCCTGCGATGCTGGCCATTTTGGCCACTACGGTTCTGCTGGTTATTGGCATCAAGGAGAGTGCCCGATTCAACAACCTGGCGGTTATTCTTAAAGTAAGCGTAGTGCTGGCCTTCATTGCATTTGGCTGGGCCTATATACAGGCTGATAATTGGGTTCCTTTTATCCCGGAAAACACGGGCGTTTTTGGCGAATTTGGCTGGAGCGGCATCCTGGCAGCCGGTGGGGTTATATTCTTTGCTTACATTGGCTTCGATGCCGTGAGCACCGTGGCCCAGGAAACCATCAACCCGCAGCGCAACTTGCCTATTGGCATTCTGGCCTCGCTGGTGGTGTGTACCGTGCTATATATCCTGGTTACCCTGGTGCTTACAGGCATTGTACCCTTTACCGAGCTGAACGTAAAAGAACCCATAGCCCTGGGCGTAGAGCGCGCCGGTGGCCTGAACTGGCTGGCCCCCTTTATCAATATAGGGGCCATTGCGGGCCTCAGCTCGGTTATGCTGGTGATGCTCATGGCCCAGCCCCGCATCTTCTACAGCATGAGCAAAGATGGCCTGCTGCCCCCTTCTTTCAGCAAAATTCACCCCCGGTTCAAGACCCCCTACATCCCCACCGTGCTTACCGGCGTTTTTTGCGCCGCAGCAGCCGGTATTTTCAATGTGAATGACCTGGGGCACATGGTGAGTATTGGCACCCTCTTTGCATTCATTGTGGTATGTGTGGGCATCATCATCCTGCGCAAAACGCATCCGGAATTTCCGCGTCCCTTCCGCACCCCGCTGGTACCCCTGGTGCCCATTTTGGGAGCTGTGGTGTGTCTTGGCCTTATGATAGGCCTGGGCGCAGTTACCTGGCTGCGGCTGGTGCTGTGGATGGGCCTGGGCTTGGCCATTTACTATCTCTATGGGCGTAAACGCCAGCCGCTCCCTATAGCCCCAGACGAGCCCGAGATACCCCTCCACTAGGCAGCCCCTGGCCCCCAAAGCCAGGGATACCTCCTCCGGCAGTCCATCTGTAGACGCAGTCTTTTTCTGGCCACTGCTTATACGCGGGCTGTATACAGGCCGATATGCGTAGGGGTATTGCACAGACTTGTTTACCGTTCTTGGTAGATGCTTGAGGCAGCAACCCTGCGTGCATAAACCTGTACCCTCGGCCAACTCATGCCGCCAGGATGGCAAGGCACAGCCCTGTACGATCATTCTGCATCCAGTGTGGTTCAACCGGGGTTTAACTGCCTGCGCCAACCCTGCGGTACTACATTTTTGATCGGAACATTAAGAAACCTGCAGGGCAAGCCCTATTATTTCTAGAAAATAATATATTTTAATATATTATTTATTAATTTCAATTTATGGCTAAGCCCCTCTTTTAATGAGTATTTGTTTCTTGTGTTACTTTATTTTTATTTTAAGCATAGGCTGGTCTGCTTTTTTTGAAATAGCCTTTCATTTATTGTGTTTTGTGCAACAAAATCACAAAAATTTTGTTAATTGGCGTTATGAAGTGTGCTGTTGCTATTACTACGTTTCTTGTACTCTGCTCTTCTGTCGCCTATTCAGATGTATTGTTGAATGAGGGATTTAACGCGAGTGCGCTCCCAGCGGGCTGGTCCAATACCGCTATACAGGGCAGCCAGGGCTGGAGTTTTAGGAATACACCCTCGTTTGGGGCTGGAACCAGCTACGCGGTGTTTGATGACAATGCCCTGGGCGCAGGTGTAACGCCTAACCAGGCCGTATTACGTACGCCTACGCTGGACCTTACGGGCCGTACCCGCGTTACGCTCCGCTATGCGCACTACTGGTTTGGCGTAGAAAACACCCTGGGTGCAGTAGAGATAAGTACCAACGGTGGGACAAGCTGGAGCACAATTGTAAACTATGAAACCACTACGGATGGTAGCCTGGCCGCCCCCAGCGTGGTAACCCACGACATTACGGCCCTGGCTGCCGGCCAGGCCAGTGTGCAGATCCGATTTCGCTACAGCGATGGCGGGCAGGCAGGCCGCTTCTGGTACCTGGACGATGTGCAGGTGTTTGCCGCCCCCGACGTGGGTATTAC
The DNA window shown above is from Bacteroidota bacterium and carries:
- a CDS encoding amino acid permease; this encodes MKRTLGPWGLTSLGIGAIIGTGIFVLTGTAAANHAGPALILSFILAAVGCAFAGLCYAEFASMIPVAGSAYTYAYATMGRTIAWIIGWDLILEYLLGAATVAAGWSGYFTTFLHNIGLHLPRFLTEPSFTPLVKLPTEGWVILTEKVQKTYPDWAALPQDAAWFNLPAMLAILATTVLLVIGIKESARFNNLAVILKVSVVLAFIAFGWAYIQADNWVPFIPENTGVFGEFGWSGILAAGGVIFFAYIGFDAVSTVAQETINPQRNLPIGILASLVVCTVLYILVTLVLTGIVPFTELNVKEPIALGVERAGGLNWLAPFINIGAIAGLSSVMLVMLMAQPRIFYSMSKDGLLPPSFSKIHPRFKTPYIPTVLTGVFCAAAAGIFNVNDLGHMVSIGTLFAFIVVCVGIIILRKTHPEFPRPFRTPLVPLVPILGAVVCLGLMIGLGAVTWLRLVLWMGLGLAIYYLYGRKRQPLPIAPDEPEIPLH